DNA sequence from the Streptomyces sp. CA-210063 genome:
GCGGTGTGAGCGCTTGACGTACCGCTCGGGCTGTCGGGCGAGTACGTGCTGGACCGCCCGCGGGTCGGTGACGAGAACGGTGGGCGCCGGCCCGAGGCGGAACGCCGCGACGCCGCCGAGCTGTTCGCGCACCTGGGACAGCAGCTCGATCAGTTCGCCTCCCCCCGCGTGCCACCGCTTCACCAGTCCGGGCTCGGCCTCCGGTACCGGCCGCCCCGTTCCGGGGACGTGGGGAAGGGCGCCGAGACCGGCTTCGGTGTCCATGTTTCTTCTCCTGGTCGGCCGTTGGGCTTCGCTGCCCTGACGGAGCACGGGCACCACGGACTGTACGGGAGTGGGCACGTCCGGTGACAGCACATGCCCTGACCGGCCAGGAGCGGCCGGAAACCATGCTTCTGAAAATGATTGTCATCGTGCTACGGTCGATGCGCGTTCAACCTTTGACCACGCCTTTACTCGGAGTGTCCCGTGCGCGTCCCGGCCCGTCTCGTCCCTCTCACCGCGGTCACCACCGCGGCCTCCGCCCTGCTCACGGGCTGCTTCGCGTCGACGGAATCCGCGGAGACCGGGAGCGAGGGCAAGCGCATACGTGTGGCGCACATGCTGCCGCCCCGCTCGGGCCTGTCACCGCTCTCCGACGACGCGTTCAAGCTGTCGCGCTGGTCGACCGCCGAGACCCTGGTGAAGCTGAACGCGGAGGGCGACGCACAGCCCGCGCTGGCCACCGAGTGGGAGCGGTCCGGGAAGACCTGGACGTTCACGATCCGGGACGGCGTCACCTTCCACGACGGTACGAAGCTCACCGGCGAGGCCGTCGTCAAGTCGCTCACCGTGGCCGCCACCGCCTCCCCCAAGCCCCGCATCCTCGACGGCGTGGACCTGACGGCGAAGGCCGACGGCAATACCGTCACCGTCACCACGGGCACCGAGGACCCGCTCGTCCCGCAGCGCCTCAGCTCGCCGCAACTGTCGATCCTCGCGGCGAAGGCGTACAAGGGGAAAACGGTGAACCCCGTCGGCGCGGGCACCGGCCCCTTCGAGCTGACCAAGGTCAACGGCACCGCCTCCGCCGCCCTCGACCGCTACGACGACTACTGGGGCGGCAAGGCCAAGGCCCCCGGTATCGACGTGAAGTTCGTGCCGGACGGCACCGCCCGCGCGGCCTCCCTGCGCACCGGCGAGGCCGACATCGTCGAGGCGATCCCGGTGTCGCAGGCGGCCGTGCTCGACCAGGACCTGATCACCGAGGTCCCGATGCCCCGGACCAACACCCTGTACCTGAACACCGAGAAGGGCGTCTTCAAGGACGCCTCGCTGCGCGCCGCCGCCCGTGAGGCCATCGACGCGAAGTCGATCGTCGACGGTGTGTACGAGGGGCGGGCGGATGTCGCCGAGGGGCTGCTGGGCCCCGCGCTCCCCTGGGCCGCCGAGCTGCGCTCGACCGTGAAACACACCGAGGCCGGGGACCCGTCGGGCAAGTCGATCACCATCGGCACCTTCACCGACCGCGCCGAGCTGCCCGAGGTCGCGGCAACGCTCCAGCAGCAGCTGCAGAAGGCCGGGTTCAAGGTGAAGCTCGACGTGCGTGAGTACGCCAACATCGAATCCGACGCGCTGGCGGGCGAGTTCGACGCGTTCATCCTCTCCCGGGCGACCGTCCTCGACTCCGGCGACCCTGCCGCGTACCTGTACAGCGACTTCGCCTCCGACGGCTCCTTCAACCTCTCCCAGCTCGCCGACAAGACCGTCGACACGGCCCTCGACAAGGCCGCCGACACCGCCGCCGGCGACGCCCGCCGCCAGGCCGTCATCGACGCCGAGGCCGCCGTCCTCACCACCGACGCGGCCGTGCCGATGCTCCACGAGCGGGTCATCCAGGGCGACGCGGCCGGAGTCGTGGACGCGGCGCACGACCCGCGCGAGCGGGAGCTGGTCACGGCGGACACGTACATCAAGTGAGGAAAGCCGTGGGGAAGTCGGCAGACGCGGCGCGAGTGGATCGGGGCGCGGAGAGGCCGCCCGACGCGGCGCGGGAGAACCGTGCCGGAGCGGAGTCGGCCGGTTCCCCCCAAGTGGGCCTTGCCGCAGGGGAGTCGGCTGGTTCCGCCCCAGTGGGGCCCGCCGCAGGCGAGTCCGCCGGTACGGCTCAAGTGGGGCCTGACGCAAGGAAGTTCACCGGTCCGGCCCGAGTACGACGTGCCTCGACGAAGTTCGCCGGTCCCACCCGAGTGCGGCGTGCCGCCAGGCACTTGGTCGGTCCCGCCGGGCTCACCCGCTTCGTCTGTCTGGTCGCCGTGCTGGCCGTCGTCGGTCTGCTGCCGTGGCTGTCCGGCCGCGATCCCGCGCTGACCGTGCTGCGCGCCCGGTCCGCAGAGCAGGAGGCCACGCCCGAGGCGCTGGCCGCGATCCGTGACGACCTCGGCCTGGGTGCCGGTCCCCTTTCCCTGCTGGGGGGCTGGGCCTCGGGGCTGCTGCGCGGCGATCTGGGCACCTCGTGGGTGTCGGGCACGGACGTGCTTCCCTCGGTGGTCTCCGGCCTCCAGGTCTCCCTCGGTGTGATGGGCGCCGCCTTCGCCGTCGCGGTGCTGCTGGCCTGCGCGCTGGTCGCCCCGGTGCTCGTACGGGGCCGGGGCTCGGCCGGCGCGTTCGCCGCGATGCTCGCCGCCGTGCCCGAGTTCCTGCTGGCCACGGTGGCGTTGCTGGTGTGCGGGGTGTGGCTGGGCTGGCTGCCGACGGCGGGCTGGGCCGGCCCCGAGTACCTGGTCCTGCCCGCGATCGCCCTCGGTGTCCCGGCCGGCGGTCTGCTGGGCCGCCTGGTCGCGGACGCGCTGCCCGCCGTGCTCGACGAGCGCTGGGTGGAGCTGTGGCGCGGCGCGGGCGTGAGCCGGGCCCGGATCTCGGCGGCCGCGCTGCGCCGTGTACTGCCGCCCCTGGTACCGCAGTTCGGCATGGCCGCCGTGGGCCTGACGGGCGGCGCGGTCGCCGTGGAGACGGTGTTCGCGGTGCCCGGCATCGGCCGTACGGCGCTGGGGGCGGCCAAGTCCCAGGACCTCCCCCTCCTCCAGGGCTCGATCCTCGCCCTCCTCGCCCTCGGCCTGGTCGCCGGCGCCCTGGCTGCCCTCGCCCGGCGCCGGCTCCTCGGCCCGGCCCTGCGCGACGCTGGCCTCACCCTCCCGCCGGCCCGCCCGGTCCGCACCCACCCGGCGATACCCCTGGCCCTGGCCGTCGTCCTCCTGGTCACCATCGGCTGGGGCCTGCTGCGCGACCCGTACGCCGTGGACACCACCGCACGTCTCCTCCCGCCGTCCTGGGGGCACCCGCTCGGCACGGACGGGCTCGGCCGTGACGTGCTGGCCCGCCTCGGCCACGGCGCGGCCTCCACGGTCGGTACCGCGGCGGCGGTCTGCGCGCTGAGCCTGCTGGTCTCTCTCGCGCTCGGCTTCCTGCCGGGCGTGGCCGAGGGCGCGGCGGACATCGCCAACGCGCTGCCCCCGGTGATCGCCGGCATCCTCGTCGCCGCCGCGGCCGGCCCCGGTACGGGCGGCGCGGCCCTCGCCGTGGCCCTGATCTCCTGGCCGGCCCTGTCCGCCCACGCGGCGGCGCTGGTCCAGGAGGTCCGCGCGTCCACGTTCCTGACCGCTCAACGGGCCATCGGCGCGAGCCCGTGGTGGATCCTCACCCGGCACGTCCTCCCGTCCGTCGCCGCCCCGGTCGCCCGTCACGCCGTCCTCCGTCTCCCGGGCATCGCCCTGGCTCTCGCCTCCCTCGGCTTCCTGGGCCTCGGCGCCCAACCGCCCACCCCCGAGTGGGGGTTGCTCCTCGACGAGTCCCGCGCGTACGTGGAACGCGCCCCGTGGGCCGCCCTGGCCCCGGCGGTCGCCCTGGCCCTGCTGGCCGGGCTGGCGGTGTCGGGGGCGGCGTACGCGGAGGGGCAGCGCGGCCGGAAGACCGGCCGGAGTGCGCGGAACTCCAAGGGGCCCACGGGCTCGAAGAGCGGACGGACCATGGCGAAGGAGGCCCCCGTTGACGCCTGACGACGTACTCCTGTCGGTACGCGAGCTGCGGATCGCGTTCAACGGGGTGGAGGCCGTGCGCGGTCTGTCCTTCGACGTCCGCCCGCGCGAAGTGCTCGCCCTGGTCGGCGAGTCGGGCGCGGGCAAGTCCCTCACGGCCCGGGCACTGCTCGGGATGCTGCCGAGGGGCGCGACGACGAGCGGAACCGTACGGCTGCGGGGTGAGACGGACATCGCCGCCCACCGTGGCCGCCGTATCGCCCTCGTCCCCCAGGACGCCCTCTCCGCCCTCTCCCCCGTGCACCCCGTGGGCGACCAACTGGCCGCCGCCGTACGGTCGGTGGCGGGCGTCTCGCGCAAGGAGGCCCGCGCCCGTGCGGTCGCCGCGCTCGACCGGGTCGGGATCCCGGACGCCGTACGCAAGGCGCGGGCTTATCCGCACGAGTACTCCGGCGGTATGCGTCAGCGAGCGGTGATCGCCATGGCGACGATCAACGAACCGGACGTCGTCGTCGCCGACGAACCCACGACCGCGCTCGACGCGGAGCTCCAGGAACAGGTGCTGCGGGTCCTCAGCGAGCAGCGCGAGGCGGTCGGCGCCGCGCTCGTGCTGGTCACCCACGACCTGGGCGTCGTCCGGGAACACGCCGACCGCGTCCTGGTCATGTACGCCGGGCGTCAGGTCGAACAGGGCCCGGCGAAAGGGGTGTTGGGGCGACCCCGAGCGCCGTACACGGCGGGCCTGCTGGCGTCACTGCCACCCGAGGCCGGCAGCGCTGCCGACAGCGTCGGCGGTGACGATCCTCGCGCTGCCGCCGGCCGTCGTCGCCGTCGGCTGCCCTCCATTCCCGGCTCGCCGCCCACCCCCGACGCCCTCCCACCGGGCTGCGCTTTCGCCCCCCGCTGCCCGCTGGTGGAGGACCGCTGCCGTCACGAGGAACCGCGACCGTGGCCGACGGCCGACGACGGTCACGAGGTCTCCTGCCACCGGTGGGACGAAGTCCCCTACCCCGCAGCCGAGTTGTTCCAGGAGCCCGTATGAACCAGGAACCCATATGAACCAGGAGCCCGCATGAACCAGGAGCCCGCATGAACCAGAGCGACCCTCTGCTCGGCGTACGCGACCTGGTCGTCCGCTACGGCACGGTCACCGCGGTCGACCGGGTGTCCTTCACGGTGGACGCGGGCGAGACCCTGGCCCTGAACGGCCCGTCCGGCTGCGGCAAGTCCTCCACGGTCGCCGCCGTGCTCCAGCTGCGGCGCCCGGAGTCGGGCGAAGTCCGTTTCGAGGGGCGGGAGTTGACCGCCCTCACCGAGAGTGAGCTGCGCCCGCTCCGCCCCCGTATGCAGCCCGTCTTCCAGGACCCGTACGGCTCGCTCAGTCCCCGCCACCGCATCCGGGACGCGGTGGCGGAGCCTCTGCGCGTCCAGGGCCGCTGGGACGCCACCGGTCCCGCCCGGGTCGCCGAACTCCTCGACCGGGTCGGCCTGGACCCGGCCTACGGCGACCGCTTCCCGCACGAGCTGTCCGGCGGACAGTGCCAACGTGCCGGGATCGCCCGGGCGTTGGCGTCCGAGCCCCGCCTGCTGGTCCTCGACGAGCCGGTGTCCGCCCTCGACCCGTCGATCCGGGCCGGAGTCCTCAACCTGCTCGCCGACCTCCAGGACGAGCTGGAGCTGGGGTACCTCTTCATCTGCCACGACCGTGCGGTCGTACGCCACTTCGCGGACCGTTCGATCGAGATGCGGGCGGGGAAGCTCGTCCCGGCCTAGGGGGCCGGGGGCCGGGGGATCAGGGGGACGTGAACCGTTGAACAACGCGACTGAGGTGTTCCAGCCGTTGCAGGCGGACGATCCGGCCCAGGTGGCCGGCTACCGCCTCGCGGCCCGGCTCGGCGCGGGTGGCATGGGCCGGGTCCATCTGTCGCACACGCAGGGCGGCCGGCCGGTGGCGATCAAGGTGGTGCGCCCGGAGCTGGCCGACGACCAGGCCTTCCGGCGGCGCTTCGGCCGGGAGATCAAGGCGGCCCGGCGGGTCCGGGGCGCGTACACCGCCGAGGTGATCGACGCCGACGCGGACGGCGTACCGCCCTGGCTGGCCACGCTGTACTTACCCGGCCCCTCCCTCGCGGAGGCCGTCGGCCGCCGCGGGCCGCTGCCGGTGCCGACGGTGCTGTGGCTGATGGCGGGGGTGGCCGAGGCCCTGCAGGCCATCCACGACGAGGGCATCGTGCACCGCGACCTGAAGCCGTCGAACGTGCTGCTGGCCGCCGACGGGCCCCGCGTGATCGACTTCGGTATCTCGCTGGCCTCCGGCATCACCTCGAACACCGCCACCGGCACGGCGGTCGGCACACCGCAGTTCATGGCTCCCGAGCAGGCGACCGGGGGTGACGTCACGCCGGCGACCGATGTCTTCGCGCTGGGCCAGACGGCGGCGTTCGCGGCACTGGGCGAGCCGCTCTACGGGGACGGCCCCTCGTGATCACGATGATGTACGCCGATCCGGGCGCCACCCTCGCAACATGCCGTATCGCCCTCACCGGCGCCGAGAACCGCAGTTTCACCCTTGCCGGGGCGGCGGCCGGCAGCGAGTTCTGCGTCAAGCACCCCTCCGGAGACATCGCCCTGCTGGTGGTCCAGGTGAAGTCGACGGCGCTCGGGGACAGCGAGGCCGGCTTCGTCACCGCGGACATGACGGTCTGGCCGGCGGGCTAGGGGGTTCGCCTCGTCCGAGGCGGTTGTCCGGGCCTAGACCCCGTAGCCCCCCGCACCCCCGGCCTTCGCCGCGGCCGCCATCACCCGGCGAAGCCCCTCGGCGAGTTGGTCGGCCTCGGGGGCGCTCGGCGGGTCGAAGGTCCACTGGGCGATCAGCCCGGTCATCAGGGTCACGAAGAACTTGCCGAGGGTGTCGACGTCCTGTTCCGTGACGTCCTCGCCCCGGCCGCCCATGAACATCGAGATCAGGCCCCGCCCGGCCTCGCGCTGCGCCAGCGCCAAGTGGTCCCGGACTTCGGGCAGTTGGTCGCCCATGACGATGATCTCCATGCTGAGCCGCCACATCGAACCGGGCTCGCGCATGGTGTCGATGACGTTGCCCCACACCTCCTCGAACCGTTCGACCGACCCGGGCTCGGCCCCGCCCGTCACCGGCTCCTCCGCGTCGAAGGCCTGGGACAGGTCTCCGACCAGGGCCACGTACGCCTGCGCCAGCAACGCGCCTTTCGAGCCGTAGTGGTAGCCGATCGACGCCAGGTTCGTCCCCGACTCCTTGACGATGTCGCGCGCCGTCGTCCGCGCGAACCCCTTCTCCAGCAGGCAGCGCTTGGCGCCTTCGAGCAGATCCTCACGGTGTCCCATGCCGGTCAGCGTAGCTTCGCCGCCATACGACCGTCCTAGACGCATGTTTTATACGCTCGTACTAGACGAGCGTATAAGACGCCCGTACAGTCGCCGTCATGACGTCGAAACCCAAGAACCCGTCCGCCCCCGACGCCCCTCGGGGACGGGCCGGTCGCCGTGAATGGACCGCCCTGTGCGTCCTGATGCTTCCGCTGCTGCTGGTCTCGATGGACGTGTCGGTGCTGTACTTCGCGGTGCCCGCGATCAGCGCGGATCTGGAGCCGAGCGGCACGCAGCAGCTGTGGATCTTCGACATCTACGCGTTCGTGCTGGCCGGGCTGCTGATGACGATGGGCTCGCTCGGTGACCGCGTCGGCCGCCGCCGGCTGCTGCTGATCGGCGCGGCGGCGTTCGGCGCGGCGTCACTGGTGGCCGCGTACGCGAACAGTGCCGAGACGCTGATCGCGGCGCGTGCGGTGCTCGGCATCGGCGGCGCGACGCTCATGCCGTCGACGATGGCGCTGGTCCGCACGATGTTCACGGACCCGGGCCAGCGGGCGACGGCGATCGGCATCTGGTCGGGGGTCATGACGGCGGGCATCGCGCTCGGCTCCGTGCTGAGCGGTGTGCTGGTGGAGTTCTTCTGGTGGGGCTCGGTCTTCCTGGTGAACCTCCCCGCGATGGCGCTGCTCCTGGTCCTCGGCCCGGTCCTGCTCCCCGAGTCGAGGGACCCGGCACCCGGCCGCTTCGACCTGCTGAGCATCCCGCTGTCGATGGCCGCCGTCCTGCCCGTCGTCTACGGCCTCAAGGAGATCCCGTCGGAGGGCTGGAGCGTGCGCTACGTGATGTCGGTGACGGTCGGTCTGCTCTTCGCGGCTCTCTTCGTCCACCGGCAGCGCACCGCGGCCTCACCGATGCTCTCCCCCGCGCTGTTCCGCGGCCCCGGCTTCACCCCGGCCCTCGTCCTCAACCTCGTCGCGGCCTTCGGGATGATGGGCTCGGCCTACTTCACCACCCAGTACCTCCAGTCCGTCCTCGGCAAGAGCGCACTGGAGGCCGCGCTGTGGGGGCTGCTCCCCTCCGTACTCATCGGCGTCGCCGCGCCGGTCACGACGCAGCTCGTGCAGCGGGGTGTGAACCGGGCGTACGTGGTGTCCGCGGGCTTCGTGACCGCCGCGGCCGGTTACGCGCTGCTGGCCGGCGCCGGTCCGGACTCCCTCTGGCTCGTCCTCGCCGGCTGCGGTGTCCTCGCCGCCGGCATCGTCACCGTCCTGTCCCAGATGACCGACCTCGCCCTCGGCACCGCGCCCGTCGAACGTGCCGGCTCCGCCTCCTCCCTCCTCGAAACCAGCCAGGAGTTCGGCGGCGCCCTCGGCATGGCCCTCCTCGGCTCCATCGGCACCGCCGTCTACCACCACGAGATCCCGGCCTCCGCGCCCGCTCCGGCCCGCGAGACGCTCGGCGGCGCCCTGGCCGTCGCCGACCAACTCCCCGGCGCCGCGGGCGAGGCGCTGGCGACCGCCGCCCGGGCCGCCTTCACCAGCGGAATGCAGGGCGCGGCGGTCGCGGGGGCCGTGGTCCTGCTCGGAGCGGCGGTGCCGGCGGTGCTGACGCTGCGGGGCGCAGGGGCTCGGGATCGCGACGGGGAGTGCTGCGCCCCGGCGGAGGCGCAGGAAGTCAGCGCGGCGGGCCGGCCGTGATCAGTCCCTCCCGGTACGCGATGGCCACCGCCTCCGTACGGCTCGCCGCGCCCAGCTTGGCCAGGATGTTCGACACATGCACGCTGGCCGTCTTCCCGGTGATGAACAGTTCCTCACCGATCTGCCGATTGGTGCGCCCGAGCGCGAGCAGCCGCAGCACATCGCTCTCCCGCGCGGTGAGGGCGGGGATGCCCTCGCCCTCCGAAGCCTCCGCCAACCGCCCCCGCCGGACGAGCGCGTCCAGGGCCGCACGCAGCACGACGGCGCCCAGCCGGTCGGCGGTCTCGCCCGCCAGCCGGGCCTGAGCCGTGGCCTCCTCCCGCGCCCCCTCCCCCAACAACGCCTCGGCGAGCCGCAGTCGACACCGGGCCCGCTCGTACGGGTCGCCGAACGCGAACGCGTCCACCGCTCTCCGCCACGCCCCCGCATCGGGCCCGGTGCACACCCGCACCCACTCCGCCTCGGCCCGGGCCAGCCAGGCAAGCCCCTCCGGCCCCTGCTCGATCCCCTCCTCCCCCAGAGCGGCGGTGGCCCGCGCCAGTTCCACCAGCTCACCCCCGAGGGCGGCCCAGCCGCGAGCGCCCGCCTCGTCCCCCACCGACCGCCGCTCCACCGC
Encoded proteins:
- a CDS encoding ATP-binding cassette domain-containing protein, whose amino-acid sequence is MNQSDPLLGVRDLVVRYGTVTAVDRVSFTVDAGETLALNGPSGCGKSSTVAAVLQLRRPESGEVRFEGRELTALTESELRPLRPRMQPVFQDPYGSLSPRHRIRDAVAEPLRVQGRWDATGPARVAELLDRVGLDPAYGDRFPHELSGGQCQRAGIARALASEPRLLVLDEPVSALDPSIRAGVLNLLADLQDELELGYLFICHDRAVVRHFADRSIEMRAGKLVPA
- a CDS encoding ABC transporter ATP-binding protein; translated protein: MTPDDVLLSVRELRIAFNGVEAVRGLSFDVRPREVLALVGESGAGKSLTARALLGMLPRGATTSGTVRLRGETDIAAHRGRRIALVPQDALSALSPVHPVGDQLAAAVRSVAGVSRKEARARAVAALDRVGIPDAVRKARAYPHEYSGGMRQRAVIAMATINEPDVVVADEPTTALDAELQEQVLRVLSEQREAVGAALVLVTHDLGVVREHADRVLVMYAGRQVEQGPAKGVLGRPRAPYTAGLLASLPPEAGSAADSVGGDDPRAAAGRRRRRLPSIPGSPPTPDALPPGCAFAPRCPLVEDRCRHEEPRPWPTADDGHEVSCHRWDEVPYPAAELFQEPV
- a CDS encoding ABC transporter substrate-binding protein, which produces MRVPARLVPLTAVTTAASALLTGCFASTESAETGSEGKRIRVAHMLPPRSGLSPLSDDAFKLSRWSTAETLVKLNAEGDAQPALATEWERSGKTWTFTIRDGVTFHDGTKLTGEAVVKSLTVAATASPKPRILDGVDLTAKADGNTVTVTTGTEDPLVPQRLSSPQLSILAAKAYKGKTVNPVGAGTGPFELTKVNGTASAALDRYDDYWGGKAKAPGIDVKFVPDGTARAASLRTGEADIVEAIPVSQAAVLDQDLITEVPMPRTNTLYLNTEKGVFKDASLRAAAREAIDAKSIVDGVYEGRADVAEGLLGPALPWAAELRSTVKHTEAGDPSGKSITIGTFTDRAELPEVAATLQQQLQKAGFKVKLDVREYANIESDALAGEFDAFILSRATVLDSGDPAAYLYSDFASDGSFNLSQLADKTVDTALDKAADTAAGDARRQAVIDAEAAVLTTDAAVPMLHERVIQGDAAGVVDAAHDPRERELVTADTYIK
- a CDS encoding TetR/AcrR family transcriptional regulator, with product MGHREDLLEGAKRCLLEKGFARTTARDIVKESGTNLASIGYHYGSKGALLAQAYVALVGDLSQAFDAEEPVTGGAEPGSVERFEEVWGNVIDTMREPGSMWRLSMEIIVMGDQLPEVRDHLALAQREAGRGLISMFMGGRGEDVTEQDVDTLGKFFVTLMTGLIAQWTFDPPSAPEADQLAEGLRRVMAAAAKAGGAGGYGV
- a CDS encoding ABC transporter permease subunit yields the protein MVGPAGLTRFVCLVAVLAVVGLLPWLSGRDPALTVLRARSAEQEATPEALAAIRDDLGLGAGPLSLLGGWASGLLRGDLGTSWVSGTDVLPSVVSGLQVSLGVMGAAFAVAVLLACALVAPVLVRGRGSAGAFAAMLAAVPEFLLATVALLVCGVWLGWLPTAGWAGPEYLVLPAIALGVPAGGLLGRLVADALPAVLDERWVELWRGAGVSRARISAAALRRVLPPLVPQFGMAAVGLTGGAVAVETVFAVPGIGRTALGAAKSQDLPLLQGSILALLALGLVAGALAALARRRLLGPALRDAGLTLPPARPVRTHPAIPLALAVVLLVTIGWGLLRDPYAVDTTARLLPPSWGHPLGTDGLGRDVLARLGHGAASTVGTAAAVCALSLLVSLALGFLPGVAEGAADIANALPPVIAGILVAAAAGPGTGGAALAVALISWPALSAHAAALVQEVRASTFLTAQRAIGASPWWILTRHVLPSVAAPVARHAVLRLPGIALALASLGFLGLGAQPPTPEWGLLLDESRAYVERAPWAALAPAVALALLAGLAVSGAAYAEGQRGRKTGRSARNSKGPTGSKSGRTMAKEAPVDA
- a CDS encoding MFS transporter, whose protein sequence is MTSKPKNPSAPDAPRGRAGRREWTALCVLMLPLLLVSMDVSVLYFAVPAISADLEPSGTQQLWIFDIYAFVLAGLLMTMGSLGDRVGRRRLLLIGAAAFGAASLVAAYANSAETLIAARAVLGIGGATLMPSTMALVRTMFTDPGQRATAIGIWSGVMTAGIALGSVLSGVLVEFFWWGSVFLVNLPAMALLLVLGPVLLPESRDPAPGRFDLLSIPLSMAAVLPVVYGLKEIPSEGWSVRYVMSVTVGLLFAALFVHRQRTAASPMLSPALFRGPGFTPALVLNLVAAFGMMGSAYFTTQYLQSVLGKSALEAALWGLLPSVLIGVAAPVTTQLVQRGVNRAYVVSAGFVTAAAGYALLAGAGPDSLWLVLAGCGVLAAGIVTVLSQMTDLALGTAPVERAGSASSLLETSQEFGGALGMALLGSIGTAVYHHEIPASAPAPARETLGGALAVADQLPGAAGEALATAARAAFTSGMQGAAVAGAVVLLGAAVPAVLTLRGAGARDRDGECCAPAEAQEVSAAGRP